The following are encoded in a window of Myxocyprinus asiaticus isolate MX2 ecotype Aquarium Trade chromosome 17, UBuf_Myxa_2, whole genome shotgun sequence genomic DNA:
- the bnip4 gene encoding BCL2 interacting protein 4 isoform X1 gives MSTLKLITQEESLHDSWVKLHFDSCSEHGEDMPALCDITDLEKMLLEAQRESSSSSRTSSHCSSPRRVQTPPLISAVSINTHTNTQTTHHCTALLHGFASIKMQEEVVAESKQETEAIMRICNWSSRPENIPPAAFIIKRPKQNRVCNGNTDKNEEINTHLLKILLPSLVFTHIIMLGLGICIGRRLSAQCSVI, from the exons aTGTCAACGCTGAAACTTATAACTCAAGAAGAGAGTCTGCATG ACTCATGGGTCAAGCTGCACTTTGATTCATGTAGTGAGCACGGTGAAGACATGCCAGCACTGTGTGATATCACAGACCTGGAGAAAATGCTTCTGGAAGCTCAACGCGAGTCCAGCAGCAGTTCACGGACAAGCTCTCACTGTAGCAG TCCTCGACGTGTCCAGACACCTCCACTCATCAGTGCAGTCTCCATCAACACACACACCAATACACAG ACAACGCATCATTGCACAGCTTTACTGCATGGGTTTGCATCTATCAAAATGCAG GAGGAAGTTGTAGCAGAGAgcaaacaggaaactgaggctatTATGAGGATCTGTAACTGGTCTAGCCGGCCAGAGAATATACCACCCGCAGCATTTATCATTAAACGTCCAAAGCAGAACCGAGTGTGCAACGGAAACACGgacaaaaatgaagaaattaaCACACACTTGCTTAAAATACTGCTACCCTCCCTAGTATTCACACACATCATCATGCTTGGGTTGGG GATCTGTATTGGACGGCGCCTCTCTGCTCAGTGTTCTGTTATCTAA
- the bnip4 gene encoding BCL2 interacting protein 4 isoform X2, which translates to MSTLKLITQEESLHDSWVKLHFDSCSEHGEDMPALCDITDLEKMLLEAQRESSSSSRTSSHCSSPRRVQTPPLISAVSINTHTNTQEEVVAESKQETEAIMRICNWSSRPENIPPAAFIIKRPKQNRVCNGNTDKNEEINTHLLKILLPSLVFTHIIMLGLGICIGRRLSAQCSVI; encoded by the exons aTGTCAACGCTGAAACTTATAACTCAAGAAGAGAGTCTGCATG ACTCATGGGTCAAGCTGCACTTTGATTCATGTAGTGAGCACGGTGAAGACATGCCAGCACTGTGTGATATCACAGACCTGGAGAAAATGCTTCTGGAAGCTCAACGCGAGTCCAGCAGCAGTTCACGGACAAGCTCTCACTGTAGCAG TCCTCGACGTGTCCAGACACCTCCACTCATCAGTGCAGTCTCCATCAACACACACACCAATACACAG GAGGAAGTTGTAGCAGAGAgcaaacaggaaactgaggctatTATGAGGATCTGTAACTGGTCTAGCCGGCCAGAGAATATACCACCCGCAGCATTTATCATTAAACGTCCAAAGCAGAACCGAGTGTGCAACGGAAACACGgacaaaaatgaagaaattaaCACACACTTGCTTAAAATACTGCTACCCTCCCTAGTATTCACACACATCATCATGCTTGGGTTGGG GATCTGTATTGGACGGCGCCTCTCTGCTCAGTGTTCTGTTATCTAA
- the LOC127455268 gene encoding transcription factor COE1-like: MSPHSPISPFMLRAHSPTFKSSAIKTSVLYACVSQPRLHNIRTFNPYSHAVCISFAGVLREKELSSQPLAHPIAFRVRAREEFPPLMNAIQRTSISAAFMKEEPLAGLGSVRPWLQSTGLVDANVSAQRGVGLVRAHFEKQPPANLRKSNFFHFVLALYDSEGQSVEIECTAFVGFVEKETEPVNEKTNNGIHYKLQLLYNNGVRTEQDLYIRLIDSVTKQAIVFEGQDKNPEMCRVLLTHETMCSRCCDKKSCGNRSETPSDPVIIDRFFLKFFLKCNQNCLKNAGNPRDTRRFQVLVSATASVKGHLLAISDNMFVHNNSKHGRRTRQLDLIEAEVPCIKAISPSQGWTAGGASVIVIGDQFFDGLQVVFGTMVVWSEVITPHAIRVKTPPRHIPGVVEVTLSYKSKQFCRGAPGRFVYTALNEPTIDYGFQRLQKVIPCHAGDLDRLPKEVLLQRAADLIEMFYGTPHNKEIILKRASDIAEALHGIPRNTNPSQSNSHGIMEVHFFDGQLPVNSEVSQEVERGSTSQQFDFNNGNIIMNGHTSTRSSMHEHTQPCARRSMPNFSLAATQGFLDSSTSDMQHYIVKQKSAFAPVLKLQSSPTQVTTIPLHTPCMD; encoded by the exons ATGTCTCCACACAGTCCCATTTCACCCTTTATGCTGCGCGCGCACTCTCCAACTTTCAAAAGTTCTGCTATTAAAACGAGTGTTTTATATGCATGTGTGTCACAACCACGCCTACATAACATTCGAACATTTAACCCATATTCTCATGCGGTTTGTATTTCGTTTGCGGGAGTCCTGAGGGAGAAGGAACTTTCCAGTCAGCCTCTCGCGCATCCCATTGCATTCAGAGTCAGAGCGCGGGAAGAGTTCCCGCCTCTAATGAACGCGATTCAGCGAACATCAATAAGCGCTGCATTCATGAAAGAGGAGCCTCTGGCTGGTCTGGGGTCAGTTCGCCCCTGGCTGCAGTCAACTGGACTGGTAGATGCCAATGTTTCTGCTCAAAG GGGTGTAGGTCTCGTCCGGGCTCACTTTGAGAAACAACCGCCTGCCAACCTGCGCAAGtcaaacttctttcactttgtcTTGGCGCTGTATGACAGTGAGGGTCAGTCTGTGGAAATAGAGTGCACTGCGTTTGTGGGCTTTGTAGAAAAGGAGACG GAGCCagtaaatgaaaaaacaaacaatggaaTCCATTACAAACTCCAGTTACTGTACAACAATG GTGTCAGAACAGAGCAAGATCTGTACATTCGTTTGATAGACTCTGTGACCAAACAG GCAATTGTGTTTGAAGGTCAAGATAAAAATCCTGAAATGTGCCGTGTTCTTCTTACACATGAGACAATGTGCAG TCGATGCTGTGATAAGAAAAGTTGTGGAAACAGAAGTGAGACGCCATCAGACCCTGTTATTATTGACAG GTTCTTCCTGAaattttttcttaaatgtaatcAAAATTGCCTGAAGAACGCAGGGAACCCACGAGACACACGTCGTTTCCAG GTACTGGTCTCTGCCACAGCCTCCGTTAAGGGCCATCTTCTAGCCATTTCTGATAACATGTTTGTCCATAACAATTCAAAGCATGGCAGAAGAACAAGACAACTGGATTTGATTGAAG CTGAAGTCCCCTGCATTAAGGCAATCAGTCCGAGTCAGGGTTGGACGGCAGGTGGAGCATCAGTAATTGTTATTGGAGATCAGTTCTTCGACGGCCTGCAGGTGGTTTTCGGGACAATGGTGGTCTGGAGTGAG GTGATCACACCACATGCCATTCGTGTGAAGACTCCACCTCGTCACATTCCTGGTGTTGTAGAAGTCACACTGTCCTACAAATCTAAACAATTCTGCAGGGGAGCTCCAGGACGCTTCGTTTACACTG CATTAAACGAGCCAACTATTGACTATGGGTTCCAGCGGCTGCAAAAAGTAATTCCTTGTCATGCAGGTGACTTGGACAGGCTTCCAAAG GAGGTATTGCTGCAGAGAgctgctgacctcatagagatgTTTTATGGAACGCCTCATAACAAG gAGATAATTCTAAAGCGTGCATCTGACATAGCAGAGGCCCTCCACGGCATCCCTCGAAACACAAACCCATCCCAATCAAACTCACACGGTATAATGGAGGTTCACTTCTTTGATGGACAGTTACCAGTGAACAGTGAGGTTTCACAGGAAGTAGAACGAG GAAGCACATCTCAACAGTTTGACTTCAACAATGGCAACATCATCATGAATGGACACACAAGCACTCGCTCGTCCATGCACGAGCACACACAACCATGTGCACGTCGCTCCATGCCGAACTTTTCCCTGGCTGCCACACAGGGGTTCTTAGACAGTTCCACATCCGACATGCAACACTATATCG TGAAGCAAAAAAGTGCATTCGCTCCTGTTCTGAAGCTGCAGTCCTCTCCAACACAAGTTACAACCATTCCCCTCCATACG CCTTGCATGGACTAA